The Blastomonas fulva genome contains a region encoding:
- a CDS encoding DUF885 domain-containing protein: MIDRRGFMGMAAASGLAGIVPEALLAQGLSADSALAALLQRHSEAFLRRSPEEATGSNFDVGANAALRGRLDDRSMAARATDRAAIKVALANLDSINVSALSPRARLDHAVARYVYETLADLLGRYGYVDGNLRPSPYVVSQMNGAYYWLPDFIGSRHPIETAGDVDAWLSRLSAFAHAINQESERIRHDAGIGVIPPDFVLVRTIAQIKGLRDGAPGDSALIGPALKRIRAQQLGDVSARAFAVFRDEIQPALSRQIAALEALAPQGDDRAGVWKLPDGEAYYAAAVRANTTVDTSPGELHRIGLEQCRAITAEIDGLLRKQGLIQGSVIARIAALNTDARFRVSADDAGRDALVALATQQLDTIKALLPGAFNSQTINPIVVRRIPPAIEAGAPGAFYSEGAPGQPGVYSLNLKNPGEHVTWRLPTLTHHEGIPGHHYQASALAHAPALPLFRRIVRFSAYTEGWALYAQQVADELGVYENDPFGRIGYLQSNLFRAARIVVDTGLHHHRWTKAQAVAWMVENAGEQPEATDREVTRYAVYPGQACSFKVGANAIVAARETARKAQGSAFDVRGFHDLVLASGPMPMTVLDAAVRDWSGRTA; encoded by the coding sequence ATGATCGATCGCCGGGGCTTCATGGGAATGGCCGCGGCGAGCGGTCTTGCGGGCATCGTGCCCGAAGCCCTGTTGGCGCAGGGCCTGAGCGCGGATAGCGCGCTTGCCGCGCTGTTGCAGAGACACAGCGAGGCCTTTCTGCGGCGATCGCCCGAGGAGGCGACCGGCAGCAATTTCGATGTCGGGGCCAATGCGGCGCTGCGCGGCCGGCTCGACGATCGCTCGATGGCGGCGCGGGCAACCGATCGTGCGGCGATCAAGGTGGCGCTTGCCAATCTGGACAGCATCAATGTGAGCGCGCTGTCGCCCCGCGCCAGGCTCGACCATGCCGTCGCGCGCTATGTCTATGAGACGCTGGCCGATCTTCTTGGCCGTTATGGCTATGTCGACGGCAATCTGCGGCCCAGCCCCTATGTCGTCAGCCAGATGAACGGCGCCTATTACTGGTTGCCGGACTTCATCGGCAGCCGTCACCCCATTGAGACCGCAGGTGATGTGGACGCGTGGCTCAGCCGGCTGTCGGCCTTTGCGCATGCGATCAATCAGGAAAGCGAGCGCATCCGCCATGATGCCGGGATCGGCGTCATCCCGCCCGATTTCGTTCTCGTGCGCACCATCGCGCAGATCAAGGGATTGCGTGATGGCGCGCCGGGCGATTCCGCGCTGATTGGGCCTGCGCTCAAGCGGATCCGCGCGCAGCAGCTTGGCGATGTGAGCGCACGCGCCTTCGCCGTCTTTCGCGACGAGATCCAGCCCGCGCTCAGCCGCCAGATCGCCGCGCTCGAGGCGCTGGCACCGCAGGGGGACGACCGCGCGGGCGTGTGGAAGCTGCCTGACGGCGAGGCCTATTATGCCGCAGCGGTGCGAGCAAATACCACGGTGGATACATCGCCCGGCGAACTGCACCGCATCGGTCTGGAGCAATGCCGCGCGATCACCGCCGAGATCGACGGGCTGTTGCGCAAGCAGGGGCTGATACAGGGCAGCGTGATCGCGCGGATCGCCGCGCTCAATACCGACGCGCGCTTCCGGGTCAGCGCCGATGATGCCGGGCGCGACGCGCTGGTTGCGCTCGCCACGCAGCAGCTCGACACGATCAAGGCGCTGCTACCAGGCGCGTTCAACAGTCAGACTATCAATCCGATCGTCGTGCGTCGCATTCCCCCGGCGATCGAGGCGGGCGCTCCGGGTGCGTTCTATTCCGAAGGCGCGCCTGGCCAGCCCGGGGTCTATTCGCTCAACCTCAAGAATCCCGGCGAGCATGTCACCTGGCGGTTGCCGACATTGACCCATCACGAGGGCATTCCGGGGCATCACTATCAGGCGAGCGCGCTAGCGCATGCGCCCGCGCTGCCGCTGTTCCGCCGCATCGTGCGCTTTTCGGCCTATACCGAGGGCTGGGCGCTCTATGCGCAGCAGGTCGCCGACGAACTGGGAGTGTATGAGAACGATCCCTTCGGGCGGATCGGCTATCTGCAGTCCAACCTGTTCCGCGCGGCGCGGATCGTTGTCGATACCGGGCTGCACCACCACCGCTGGACCAAGGCCCAGGCGGTCGCATGGATGGTCGAGAATGCAGGCGAGCAGCCCGAGGCGACCGACCGCGAGGTCACCCGCTACGCGGTCTATCCCGGCCAGGCGTGCAGCTTCAAGGTTGGCGCCAATGCCATCGTTGCCGCGCGCGAAACCGCCCGCAAGGCGCAAGGCTCAGCTTTCGACGTGCGCGGCTTTCATGATCTGGTGCTGGCATCCGGGCCGATGCCGATGACCGTGCTGGATGCCGCAGTACGCGACTGGAGCGGACGTACCGCCTAG
- the pdxA gene encoding 4-hydroxythreonine-4-phosphate dehydrogenase PdxA, producing MSGLLAISAGDPAGIGPEIIGKSWQARDEHGLTPFFAIGDPRAFAGVWSGPIAVIDTPSDAPAHFATALPVLPVIDSGVVVPGQPDLDGARCALQALEMGVGLARAGTACAIVTGPISKIQLQKVGFNFPGQTEFIAEACGVARQNVAMLLAGPSLRVVPITVHIGIAQVPAALSIDLIVNRARAAAKGMARNFGIESPRLAISGLNPHAGEQGSMGSEEAEIIIPAIDQLRAEGFDVAGPLPADTMFHAAARARYDVALCQYHDQALIPVKALHFDDAVNMTLGLPIVRTSPDHGTAFDIAGKDRASPSSMIAAIRMASAAWQHRKTYEG from the coding sequence GTGAGCGGGTTGCTGGCCATATCCGCCGGTGACCCCGCCGGCATCGGCCCCGAGATCATCGGGAAAAGCTGGCAGGCGCGCGACGAACACGGGTTGACCCCGTTCTTCGCGATCGGCGATCCGCGCGCGTTTGCAGGCGTGTGGAGCGGCCCGATCGCGGTGATCGACACGCCGTCGGATGCGCCCGCGCACTTCGCCACCGCGCTGCCGGTGCTGCCGGTGATCGACAGCGGCGTTGTGGTTCCCGGCCAGCCCGATCTGGATGGTGCGCGCTGTGCGTTGCAGGCGCTGGAGATGGGCGTGGGTCTGGCGCGCGCCGGCACCGCCTGTGCCATCGTCACCGGCCCGATCTCCAAGATCCAGCTGCAGAAGGTCGGCTTCAACTTTCCCGGCCAGACCGAGTTCATCGCCGAAGCCTGCGGCGTGGCGCGGCAGAATGTCGCGATGCTGCTTGCAGGCCCGTCGCTGCGGGTGGTGCCGATCACCGTGCATATCGGCATCGCGCAGGTGCCCGCCGCATTGTCCATTGACCTGATCGTCAACCGCGCGCGCGCCGCCGCCAAGGGCATGGCGCGCAATTTCGGCATCGAAAGCCCACGCCTTGCTATATCGGGGCTCAACCCGCATGCAGGCGAGCAGGGCAGCATGGGAAGCGAAGAGGCCGAGATCATCATTCCCGCCATCGACCAGCTGCGCGCGGAAGGGTTCGATGTCGCAGGGCCGCTGCCCGCCGACACGATGTTCCACGCCGCCGCCCGCGCCCGCTATGATGTCGCCTTGTGCCAGTATCACGACCAGGCGCTGATCCCGGTCAAGGCACTGCACTTCGACGATGCGGTCAACATGACGCTCGGCCTGCCGATCGTGCGCACCTCGCCTGACCATGGCACCGCCTTCGACATCGCCGGCAAGGACCGCGCCAGCCCCAGCTCGATGATCGCCGCGATCCGCATGGCGAGCGCCGCCTGGCAGCACCGCAAGACATACGAAGGCTGA
- a CDS encoding TonB-dependent receptor, which yields MTYSIYRTRGARRFTISAAATALIAGLSAMPAYAQEAEESVGANDIVVTAQRREQSLQDVPIAITALSAETIKNQNIQSVEDYFAMTPNVSFQSNGSRDRKDLAIRGISNQLNPFADVRQSSYAFYVDEFNVAAGTSNPQIVDLERIEILRGPQGTYFGRNAVGGAINVITKKPVDRFEGEFEVGYSSFDTKRAQGVINVPIIPGVLALRASGQFEKSDGNIRNINRIGGGNDSEYYTGRVQLRFTPIDDLTWDFMYNYSDEEVGMRNGVPTGFVTRTWASVYYGRTAGLIGDPDGVGFFPQNNSRVNFNRPQSVGTKFEYFSTRAVWDFGIAELTAVGGHLVADSFNFGDVDGGSRDFFYEDLVLTRKSTSGELRLQSTGTQVFDWSIGTSLGKDTGVSDQSTFHGAASPLCPAARAGNCSGLEVTGADGNSSSRYFAIFAQGTVNFSEQFSATAGLRYSWEKVTNVSQTRSNTIVTGNNDRAADFEDLSPKFTLTYKPNTDLMFFATASRGFKSGGTQTTNSAALTNEFTPETLWNYEFGSKFNLFDNRLRVDITAFYMDWKDVQQTIRFQFIDPATGLLRGVSGIANAASAESYGIEASFDARLTDNWNLSGNVGYNKTKYVDYPNALIDGVIIDISGEDLTNAPQWTLGAQTQYTVPIGERFEAFARAEWNFRSSMISNPFYYLYQNVAGEPFESPSYHNVNLRLGIEDENIRAVIFVENLFKADFYANAYEKAFYSGVQVEPSFRVFGASLGYKF from the coding sequence ATGACATACAGCATCTATCGCACGCGCGGCGCTCGCCGTTTCACCATCAGCGCTGCCGCAACGGCGTTGATCGCAGGTCTTTCGGCCATGCCCGCTTATGCCCAGGAGGCTGAGGAATCGGTGGGCGCCAACGACATCGTCGTCACCGCGCAGCGCCGCGAGCAGAGCCTGCAGGATGTGCCGATCGCGATCACCGCGCTCAGCGCCGAGACGATCAAGAACCAGAACATCCAGAGCGTCGAAGACTATTTCGCGATGACGCCGAATGTCAGCTTCCAGTCCAACGGTTCGCGCGACCGCAAGGATCTCGCGATCCGCGGCATCTCGAACCAGCTCAACCCCTTTGCCGATGTGCGCCAGTCGAGCTACGCCTTCTATGTCGACGAGTTCAACGTCGCGGCGGGCACCAGCAACCCGCAGATCGTCGATCTGGAGCGGATCGAGATCCTGCGCGGGCCGCAGGGCACCTATTTCGGCCGGAACGCGGTGGGCGGCGCGATCAACGTCATCACCAAGAAGCCCGTCGACAGGTTCGAGGGCGAGTTCGAGGTCGGGTACAGCAGCTTCGACACCAAGCGTGCGCAGGGCGTGATCAACGTGCCGATCATCCCCGGTGTCCTCGCGTTGCGCGCATCGGGCCAGTTCGAGAAGTCCGACGGCAATATCCGCAACATCAACCGGATCGGCGGCGGCAACGACAGCGAATATTATACGGGCCGCGTCCAGCTGCGCTTCACTCCGATCGACGATCTCACCTGGGATTTCATGTACAATTATTCGGATGAAGAGGTGGGCATGCGCAACGGCGTGCCGACCGGCTTCGTCACCCGCACCTGGGCCTCGGTCTATTATGGCAGGACCGCCGGGCTGATCGGCGATCCCGATGGCGTCGGCTTCTTCCCGCAGAACAACAGCCGCGTGAACTTCAACCGCCCGCAAAGCGTCGGCACCAAGTTCGAATATTTCAGCACCCGCGCGGTGTGGGATTTCGGCATTGCAGAGCTGACGGCGGTCGGTGGGCATCTTGTCGCTGATTCGTTCAACTTCGGCGATGTCGATGGCGGCAGCCGCGACTTCTTCTATGAAGACCTGGTGCTCACCCGCAAGTCGACCAGCGGCGAACTGCGGCTGCAATCGACGGGCACACAGGTGTTCGACTGGAGTATCGGCACGTCGCTCGGCAAGGACACCGGCGTCAGCGACCAGTCCACCTTCCACGGCGCGGCCAGCCCGTTGTGTCCTGCTGCACGGGCGGGCAATTGCAGCGGGCTCGAGGTGACAGGCGCCGACGGCAACAGCTCCAGCCGCTATTTCGCGATCTTCGCGCAGGGCACGGTCAACTTCTCCGAACAGTTCTCCGCCACCGCGGGCCTGCGCTATTCGTGGGAAAAGGTCACCAACGTCTCGCAGACCCGGTCGAACACGATCGTCACCGGCAACAACGACCGCGCTGCCGATTTCGAGGATCTGTCGCCCAAGTTCACGCTGACCTACAAGCCCAACACCGATCTCATGTTCTTCGCCACCGCCTCGCGCGGGTTCAAGTCGGGCGGCACGCAAACCACCAACAGCGCAGCGCTGACCAACGAGTTCACGCCCGAAACGCTGTGGAACTATGAATTCGGCTCGAAGTTCAATCTGTTCGACAACCGTCTGCGGGTCGACATCACCGCCTTCTACATGGACTGGAAGGATGTGCAGCAGACCATCCGCTTCCAGTTCATCGATCCGGCCACGGGGCTGCTGCGCGGGGTGAGCGGCATCGCCAACGCGGCCTCGGCGGAAAGCTATGGTATCGAAGCAAGCTTCGACGCGCGGCTGACCGACAACTGGAATCTCAGCGGCAATGTCGGATACAACAAGACCAAATATGTCGATTATCCCAATGCGCTGATCGACGGCGTGATCATCGACATTTCGGGCGAGGACCTCACCAACGCGCCGCAGTGGACGCTGGGTGCGCAGACCCAGTATACCGTGCCGATCGGCGAGCGGTTCGAGGCCTTTGCGCGCGCGGAATGGAATTTCCGCTCGTCGATGATCTCCAACCCCTTCTATTATCTCTACCAGAACGTCGCGGGCGAACCGTTCGAAAGCCCCAGCTATCACAACGTCAACCTGCGCCTCGGCATCGAGGACGAAAACATCCGCGCGGTGATCTTCGTCGAGAACCTGTTCAAGGCGGATTTCTATGCCAATGCCTATGAAAAGGCGTTCTACAGCGGCGTACAGGTCGAGCCTTCGTTCCGCGTCTTCGGCGCGAGCCTGGGCTACAAGTTCTGA
- a CDS encoding N-acyl-D-amino-acid deacylase family protein translates to MYDLIIRGGTIYDGLGGAPFVGDIAISGDTIAAVGSVSGPAREEIDASGHIVTPGFVDIHTHYDGQATWDDVMAPSSWHGVTTVVMGNCGVGFAPAAPDKHQWLIGLMEGVEDIPGTALAEGMTWDWESFPEYLDSLEKLPRTIDIGTHVPHGAVRAYVMGERGARNEEPTDADIAAMSRIVEDGLRAGALGFSSSRTVLHKSIDGELVPGTTATAKELIGIGRAMGNVGYGVFEMASDLVPEWNEFDWMTALSKETGLPVTFAMLQSPMKQMTWTEQMAACEQANRTGGNVVAQISLRGTGVVMNWRGTVHPFVQRPSWRAIAELPWDQQLAKLKDPAFKAQLLAEDNLPPPSLDIAALFMLVTAGFALQFAMHDDFTYEPTRDDSIALQADAAGKDAAEFAYDALMADDGNGFIYLPILNYQDGNLDFIKGLLERDDTVVSLSDGGAHCGTICDAAAPTFLLSYWARDRKAGTIPVELAVKRQCHDTARLYGLNDRGVLRPGYLADLNIIDFAALRLSRPWLAFDLPAGGKRLLQKADGYVATIKSGEVTFRNGEVTAARPGGLIRGPQNVEQRVAAE, encoded by the coding sequence ATGTACGATCTGATCATTCGCGGCGGCACTATCTATGATGGCCTGGGCGGCGCGCCTTTTGTCGGCGATATCGCGATCAGCGGCGATACCATTGCCGCAGTGGGATCGGTCAGCGGCCCCGCGCGCGAGGAAATCGACGCAAGCGGCCACATCGTCACCCCAGGCTTTGTCGATATCCACACCCATTATGACGGCCAGGCGACTTGGGATGACGTCATGGCGCCTTCGTCCTGGCACGGCGTCACCACCGTGGTCATGGGCAATTGCGGCGTCGGCTTTGCGCCCGCTGCGCCCGACAAACACCAGTGGCTGATCGGCCTGATGGAAGGCGTCGAGGACATTCCGGGCACAGCGCTTGCCGAAGGCATGACCTGGGATTGGGAAAGCTTCCCCGAATATCTCGATTCGCTCGAGAAGCTCCCGCGCACCATCGATATCGGCACCCATGTGCCGCATGGCGCGGTGCGCGCCTATGTGATGGGCGAGCGTGGCGCGCGCAACGAAGAGCCGACCGACGCCGATATCGCCGCGATGTCGCGGATCGTCGAGGACGGTCTGCGCGCAGGGGCACTCGGCTTTTCGTCTTCGCGTACCGTCTTGCACAAGTCGATCGACGGCGAGCTGGTCCCCGGTACCACGGCGACTGCGAAGGAACTGATCGGCATCGGCCGCGCAATGGGCAATGTCGGCTATGGCGTGTTCGAAATGGCGTCCGACCTGGTACCCGAATGGAACGAGTTCGACTGGATGACCGCTTTGTCCAAGGAGACCGGGCTGCCGGTGACCTTCGCCATGCTGCAATCGCCGATGAAGCAGATGACATGGACCGAGCAGATGGCGGCGTGCGAGCAAGCCAACCGCACTGGCGGGAATGTCGTGGCGCAGATTTCACTGCGCGGCACCGGCGTGGTGATGAACTGGCGCGGCACGGTGCACCCGTTCGTCCAGCGCCCCAGCTGGCGCGCGATCGCAGAACTTCCCTGGGATCAGCAGCTCGCAAAGCTCAAGGATCCCGCGTTCAAGGCGCAGTTGCTCGCCGAAGACAATCTGCCCCCGCCCTCGCTCGATATCGCGGCGCTGTTCATGCTGGTGACCGCAGGCTTCGCGCTGCAGTTCGCGATGCACGATGATTTCACCTACGAGCCAACCCGTGATGACAGCATCGCGCTGCAGGCGGACGCTGCAGGCAAGGACGCAGCGGAATTTGCCTATGATGCGCTGATGGCGGATGACGGCAACGGCTTCATCTATCTGCCCATCCTCAACTACCAGGACGGCAATCTCGATTTCATCAAGGGCCTGCTCGAGCGCGACGACACCGTCGTGTCGTTGTCCGATGGCGGCGCGCATTGCGGCACCATCTGCGATGCTGCTGCCCCCACCTTCCTGCTGAGCTACTGGGCGCGCGACCGCAAGGCTGGGACGATCCCGGTGGAGCTGGCGGTCAAGCGCCAGTGCCATGACACGGCACGGCTCTATGGCCTCAACGATCGCGGAGTGCTGCGGCCCGGCTATCTCGCCGACCTCAACATCATCGATTTCGCGGCGCTGCGCCTCAGCCGCCCGTGGCTGGCGTTCGATCTGCCGGCTGGCGGCAAGCGGCTGCTGCAGAAGGCGGACGGCTATGTCGCGACGATCAAGTCGGGCGAGGTCACCTTCCGCAACGGTGAGGTGACCGCCGCGCGCCCGGGCGGGCTGATCCGTGGCCCGCAGAATGTCGAGCAGCGGGTAGCAGCGGAGTAA
- the rsmA gene encoding 16S rRNA (adenine(1518)-N(6)/adenine(1519)-N(6))-dimethyltransferase RsmA: MTALPPLRDVISRHGLAASKALGQNFLLDEQLLDRIAAVPGDLDGQDVLEIGPGPGGLTRALLRAGARVTAIERDRRCLPALAELADAFPGQLTVIEGDALELPLGQVMPGPCHIVSNLPYNVGTALFVGWLGGKAWPPQWLSLTLMFQREVADRIVAATNDDAYGRLAILSQWRCHARLAMKVHRSAFTPPPKVMSAIVHLTPAPMPDGVAPSRLEALTAAAFGQRRKMLRQSLKGLPGALAALESEGIDASRRAETLSVEDFVQVTKAMDAG; the protein is encoded by the coding sequence GTGACGGCCCTGCCCCCCTTGCGCGATGTCATCTCGCGCCATGGCCTTGCCGCCAGCAAGGCGCTGGGCCAGAATTTCCTGCTCGACGAGCAATTGCTCGACCGGATAGCCGCAGTTCCGGGCGATCTCGATGGCCAGGATGTGCTCGAAATCGGCCCCGGTCCCGGTGGCCTGACCCGCGCGCTGCTGCGCGCCGGCGCCAGGGTCACCGCGATCGAACGCGATCGCCGCTGCCTTCCCGCGCTTGCCGAACTGGCAGACGCTTTCCCCGGCCAGTTGACGGTGATCGAGGGCGACGCGCTCGAACTGCCGCTGGGCCAGGTGATGCCCGGGCCCTGCCATATCGTCTCCAACCTGCCCTATAATGTCGGCACCGCGCTGTTTGTCGGCTGGCTGGGGGGCAAGGCCTGGCCACCGCAATGGCTCTCTTTGACGCTGATGTTCCAGCGCGAAGTTGCCGACCGCATCGTCGCTGCCACCAACGACGATGCCTATGGCCGCCTCGCCATCCTCAGCCAGTGGCGCTGCCATGCGCGGCTGGCGATGAAGGTCCACCGCAGCGCCTTCACCCCGCCGCCCAAAGTGATGTCGGCGATCGTCCACCTCACCCCGGCGCCGATGCCCGACGGCGTCGCACCGTCGCGGCTCGAGGCACTCACTGCCGCCGCATTCGGCCAGCGCCGCAAGATGCTGCGCCAGAGCCTGAAGGGTCTGCCCGGCGCATTGGCGGCACTCGAAAGCGAGGGCATCGACGCCTCGCGCAGGGCCGAGACCTTGAGCGTGGAGGATTTCGTCCAGGTGACCAAGGCGATGGACGCGGGTTAG
- a CDS encoding peptidylprolyl isomerase, whose protein sequence is MSLHALNTIAIRTRQLAKKTLLLSLIAGISLPAIAQTVRDDAAPPETTLDVPEGLTIFGKQDPNVRRATAIVNSEIITGTDIDQRVALILAANDAPVSEEERARLRLQVLRNLIDETLQIQEAAANDITVEEAQVERTYAQVASQNFRRDTTALDKYLDSIGSSSRSLKRQIRGELAWQRLLGRNVTPFINVSEEEVKEVIERLKASKGTEEFRIGEIYLSANSQNRTEVAQNATRIVEQLQQGGSFVAYARQFSEASTAAVGGDLGWLQLGQLPPALAVVARDMQVGQLAGPIEIPGGFSLMYLIDKRQILTANPRDALLGLKQLSIAFAPGTTEGEATRRASEFASATRAIKGCGSADEIAAKLGATVTNNDQVPVRDLPAPLQDTLIALSIGEATQPFGSVKDGVRVLVLCGRDDPQTEGGPSAEQLMANMEEEKVNRRAQIYLRDLRRDAVIEYN, encoded by the coding sequence ATGAGCTTGCACGCATTGAACACCATCGCGATCCGTACCCGTCAGCTGGCGAAAAAGACGCTGTTGCTGTCGCTGATTGCGGGGATCTCCTTGCCCGCAATCGCCCAGACCGTCAGAGACGACGCGGCCCCGCCCGAGACCACGCTCGACGTGCCCGAAGGTCTGACGATCTTCGGCAAGCAGGACCCCAATGTCCGCCGCGCCACCGCCATCGTCAACAGCGAGATCATCACCGGGACCGATATCGACCAGCGTGTCGCGCTAATCCTCGCCGCCAATGATGCCCCCGTTTCCGAAGAGGAGCGCGCGCGGCTGCGGCTGCAGGTGCTGCGCAACCTGATCGACGAGACGCTGCAGATCCAGGAAGCCGCGGCCAACGACATCACCGTGGAAGAGGCGCAGGTCGAGCGCACTTATGCGCAGGTCGCTTCGCAGAACTTCCGCCGCGACACCACCGCGCTGGACAAGTATCTCGACAGCATCGGCTCGTCGTCGCGCTCGCTTAAGCGGCAGATCCGCGGCGAGCTTGCCTGGCAGCGGCTGCTGGGGCGCAACGTCACGCCGTTCATCAACGTGTCCGAAGAGGAAGTGAAAGAGGTCATCGAGCGGCTGAAGGCGTCCAAGGGCACCGAAGAATTCCGCATCGGTGAAATCTATCTGTCGGCCAATTCGCAGAACCGTACCGAAGTCGCCCAGAATGCCACGCGCATCGTCGAACAGCTCCAGCAGGGCGGATCGTTCGTCGCTTATGCCCGCCAGTTCTCCGAAGCCTCGACCGCTGCGGTCGGTGGCGATCTGGGCTGGCTGCAGCTTGGCCAGCTTCCCCCGGCGCTCGCCGTGGTCGCGCGCGACATGCAGGTCGGTCAGCTCGCCGGACCGATCGAGATCCCCGGCGGCTTTTCGCTGATGTATCTTATCGACAAGCGCCAGATCCTCACCGCCAACCCGCGCGATGCGCTGCTGGGGCTCAAGCAGCTTTCGATCGCCTTTGCGCCCGGCACCACCGAGGGTGAAGCGACGCGGCGTGCGTCCGAGTTCGCCTCGGCAACGCGTGCGATCAAGGGCTGCGGCTCTGCCGACGAGATCGCCGCGAAGCTTGGCGCGACGGTGACTAACAACGATCAGGTTCCGGTGCGTGATCTGCCCGCGCCGCTGCAGGATACGCTGATCGCGCTGTCGATCGGCGAGGCGACCCAGCCTTTCGGATCGGTCAAGGATGGCGTGCGCGTGCTGGTGCTGTGCGGCCGTGACGACCCGCAGACCGAGGGCGGCCCCAGCGCCGAACAGCTGATGGCCAATATGGAAGAAGAAAAGGTCAACCGCCGCGCGCAGATTTATCTGCGCGATCTTCGCCGGGACGCGGTGATCGAGTACAATTGA
- a CDS encoding class I SAM-dependent methyltransferase has protein sequence MTSDLPPAYTALMRHPMMPRTSHDEAARFNFLTHFNRYVSGTLGRGNQLAYDARVLPAFRAEHGRDPQHRDEIREGMNRDPFHRTWSALKRNSMEMRQMNGRQAVLRQLDALDAQARQYNEHSGQLELDSGIVQPEYQTCVDIHCQPGGYHGEERPGDVTVGANYDVGLFATTGGALGALNDGGGQAVVAWAKANRPGWSPGRILDIGCTIGHNAVPIAQGYPDAEVTAIDTAAPSLRYGAARAAGLGVRNIRFVQANGEDLSRFADDHFDWVQTTMFLHELSAASLPRILREAYRVLKPGGLMLHVEQPQYGPDMPLFEQFMRDWDAFNNNEPFWSAMHGVNMEQAMEEAGFDQAEQFSVGVRAVVDPSIFPPSPDGASEDYGRAAIWNAYGAWKPARAQEMAA, from the coding sequence ATGACCAGCGATCTTCCACCCGCATATACTGCGCTGATGCGCCACCCGATGATGCCGCGCACCAGCCACGACGAGGCTGCTCGGTTCAATTTCCTGACCCACTTCAACCGCTATGTGTCCGGCACGCTGGGGCGGGGCAACCAGCTGGCCTATGATGCCCGCGTGCTGCCCGCCTTTCGCGCGGAGCACGGTCGCGATCCGCAGCACCGCGACGAGATACGTGAGGGGATGAACCGCGATCCGTTTCACCGCACATGGTCGGCGCTCAAGCGCAATTCGATGGAGATGCGGCAGATGAACGGCCGCCAGGCGGTGCTGCGCCAGCTCGACGCGCTCGACGCGCAGGCGCGCCAGTACAACGAGCATTCGGGCCAGCTCGAGCTCGATTCCGGAATCGTCCAGCCCGAATATCAGACCTGCGTCGACATCCACTGCCAGCCCGGCGGCTATCATGGCGAGGAACGGCCCGGGGATGTCACGGTCGGGGCGAACTATGATGTCGGGCTGTTCGCCACCACCGGCGGCGCGCTGGGCGCTCTCAACGATGGCGGCGGGCAGGCGGTGGTCGCCTGGGCCAAGGCCAACCGGCCCGGCTGGTCACCCGGGCGGATCCTCGATATCGGGTGCACCATTGGCCACAATGCGGTGCCGATCGCGCAGGGCTATCCCGATGCGGAGGTCACCGCGATCGACACCGCCGCGCCCAGCCTGCGCTATGGAGCAGCGCGCGCGGCGGGGCTGGGAGTGCGCAACATCCGCTTCGTTCAGGCCAATGGCGAGGACCTGTCGCGCTTTGCCGACGATCATTTCGACTGGGTGCAGACCACGATGTTCCTGCACGAGCTTTCCGCCGCATCGTTGCCGCGTATCCTTCGCGAGGCGTACCGCGTGCTCAAGCCCGGCGGGCTGATGCTGCATGTCGAGCAGCCGCAATATGGCCCGGATATGCCGCTGTTCGAACAGTTCATGCGCGACTGGGACGCCTTCAACAACAATGAGCCATTCTGGTCGGCGATGCATGGCGTGAACATGGAGCAGGCGATGGAAGAGGCGGGCTTTGATCAGGCGGAGCAGTTTTCCGTCGGCGTGCGCGCGGTGGTCGATCCGTCGATCTTCCCGCCGTCGCCCGATGGCGCGTCGGAGGATTATGGCCGCGCGGCTATCTGGAACGCCTATGGTGCGTGGAAGCCTGCTCGGGCGCAGGAGATGGCGGCATGA